Proteins encoded by one window of Burkholderia plantarii:
- the mug gene encoding G/U mismatch-specific DNA glycosylase: MTSPVSLSPFDVLLPDLPVLFCGINPSPLAATSGHNFGSASNRFWPALHLAGFTPVRLRAEDDRALLRYGCGITSMATRPTRRAAELGRIEMGDAVAPFRAKVAQCRPRAIAFLGKPAFAALTQRREIAWGEQADPFADARVWVLPNPSGLNRAFSLERLVEAYAALRLAMSAQLDAWQATHRDTGER; encoded by the coding sequence ATGACCTCTCCCGTTTCCCTCTCGCCGTTCGACGTCCTGCTGCCCGATCTGCCGGTGCTGTTCTGCGGGATCAACCCGAGCCCGCTCGCCGCGACGTCGGGGCACAACTTCGGCTCGGCGTCGAACCGCTTCTGGCCCGCGCTGCATCTGGCGGGATTCACGCCGGTGCGGCTGCGCGCCGAGGACGATCGCGCGCTGCTGCGCTATGGATGCGGCATCACCTCGATGGCGACGCGGCCGACGCGCCGCGCGGCCGAGCTGGGGCGCATCGAGATGGGCGACGCGGTGGCGCCGTTTCGCGCCAAGGTCGCGCAGTGCCGGCCGCGCGCGATCGCGTTCCTCGGCAAGCCGGCGTTCGCGGCGCTCACGCAGCGGCGCGAGATCGCATGGGGCGAGCAGGCGGACCCGTTCGCGGATGCCCGCGTGTGGGTGCTGCCGAACCCGAGCGGGCTCAATCGCGCGTTTTCGCTGGAACGGCTCGTCGAGGCCTATGCGGCGCTGCGGCTGGCGATGTCGGCGCAACTCGACGCGTGGCAGGCCACGCATCGCGACACGGGTGAGCGCTAA
- a CDS encoding carbon-nitrogen hydrolase family protein — MPQSRIAALQIGASPLGKAETLQRILAFEDAIRLERLALVVMPEALLGGYPKGETFGTRLGYRLPEGRDAFARYHGNAIDVPGPETEALAGLSARSGASLVIGVIERAGATLYCTALFFDPAAGLVAKHRKLMPTGTERLIWGQGDGSTLPVVETAAGRAGAVICWENHMPLLRMAMYAKGVEIWCAPTVDEREIWQNSMRHIAHEGRCFVVSACQVQPSPAALGIEVPDWDPRRPLINGGSVIVGPLGDVLAGPLAGETGLVIAEVDTAELTRARYDFDVTGHYARPDVFSLAVDERAKRTVVFND, encoded by the coding sequence ATGCCCCAATCCCGAATCGCCGCGCTGCAGATCGGCGCCTCCCCGCTCGGCAAGGCCGAGACCCTGCAACGGATCCTCGCGTTCGAGGACGCGATCCGCCTCGAGCGGCTGGCGCTGGTGGTGATGCCCGAGGCGCTGCTGGGCGGCTATCCGAAAGGCGAGACGTTCGGCACCCGGCTCGGCTATCGGTTGCCGGAAGGCCGCGACGCGTTCGCGCGCTATCACGGCAACGCGATCGACGTGCCGGGGCCGGAGACCGAGGCGCTGGCCGGACTGTCGGCGCGCAGCGGCGCCTCGCTCGTGATCGGCGTGATCGAGCGCGCCGGCGCGACGCTGTACTGCACGGCGCTGTTCTTCGATCCGGCCGCCGGCCTCGTCGCGAAGCACCGCAAGCTGATGCCGACCGGCACCGAGCGGCTGATCTGGGGGCAAGGCGACGGCTCGACGCTGCCGGTCGTGGAGACGGCGGCCGGCCGCGCCGGCGCCGTGATCTGCTGGGAGAACCACATGCCGCTGCTGCGCATGGCGATGTACGCGAAGGGCGTGGAAATTTGGTGCGCGCCGACCGTGGACGAACGCGAGATCTGGCAGAACTCGATGCGCCACATCGCGCACGAGGGGCGCTGCTTCGTGGTGAGCGCGTGCCAGGTGCAGCCGTCGCCGGCCGCGCTCGGCATCGAGGTGCCGGACTGGGACCCGCGGCGGCCGCTGATCAACGGCGGCAGCGTGATCGTCGGGCCGCTCGGCGACGTGCTGGCGGGGCCGCTCGCCGGCGAGACCGGGCTCGTGATCGCCGAGGTCGACACCGCCGAACTGACGCGCGCCCGCTACGACTTCGACGTGACGGGCCATTACGCGCGGCCCGACGTGTTCTCGCTCGCCGTCGACGAACGCGCGAAACGGACGGTTGTGTTCAACGATTGA
- a CDS encoding secretin N-terminal domain-containing protein, giving the protein MSKPIPIRNRPPTPAALRLLRRGTMLVALAVLLAACAQSQPYRDGQKLVAAGKVDEGLGKLHDASNQEPEDAKYRQAWLAEREKAINEAMGQGDRLAASGARDAARKAYEHVLALSPGNERAIAGLTALDTDVRLNLMLSRAEALYARHQPDDARRMLDAVLTEAPANRRALELQRRLAADSGSARVEAALAAAYRKPIRIDFRDAPLKQIFDVISRSSGMNFLFDRDVKTDQRTTIFLKNSTIDATVRYVLATNQLAQQVLDENTVLIYPNTAAKVKDYQELAVRTFFLSNTEAKTIANTLKTILKVHDVVADEKLNMVIVRDTPDAIRMAERLVALEDVPEPEVMLEVEVLEVQRNHEVNLGVAWPSSVNVTPLPLGSVIAPVTGQSSATSVAGSPYYPYGYGGVGSYGTGSSGSTPALTMNDLLHQTIRTIGLSSLQATVNANVQDSDVKLLTNPRIRVRNHEKAKILIGERVPNFTSTATSTGFLSQSVNYLDIGLTLNVEPTVYLDDTVGIKLALEVSSLGNSITTTTGTAAYQIGTRTASTVLQLKNGETDVLAGLIDNEERTSGNKLPGIGQLPILDRLFGANDDQAKNTEIVLAITPHLVRNLRRPDADLAYFTSGTETNLRSMIQSNGLAQPAASSSTPAAASTGAGGGTAGAYGANGGYGGYGAGAGGAYGASGSSGAGAYGSANGGSGLYYGGDGVAAPGSGAVLGTAQMTIDGPPQVKTGDSVTVSLSMSADQPVASASSIVGFDATRLQFVGVTEGDFLKQGGAPTSFSSRVSPGQVQLADSVQGGMGGAATGTYAVLSFKALAPASQTSIKITPGSVVGLTGAPITFAPPSAFTLGINPTP; this is encoded by the coding sequence TTGTCCAAGCCCATCCCGATCCGAAACCGCCCGCCCACCCCGGCCGCGCTGCGTCTGCTGCGGCGCGGCACGATGCTGGTCGCGCTGGCGGTCCTGCTCGCCGCGTGCGCGCAGTCCCAGCCCTATCGCGACGGCCAGAAGCTGGTCGCGGCCGGCAAGGTCGACGAGGGGCTCGGCAAGCTCCACGACGCGTCGAACCAGGAGCCCGAGGACGCCAAATACCGCCAGGCCTGGCTCGCCGAGCGCGAGAAGGCGATCAACGAGGCGATGGGGCAGGGCGACCGGCTCGCCGCGAGCGGCGCGCGCGATGCCGCGCGCAAGGCCTACGAGCACGTGCTGGCGCTGAGCCCCGGCAACGAGCGCGCGATCGCCGGCCTCACCGCGCTCGATACCGACGTGCGCCTGAACCTGATGCTGAGTCGCGCCGAGGCGCTCTACGCGCGCCATCAGCCCGACGACGCGCGCCGCATGCTCGACGCCGTGCTGACCGAGGCGCCCGCCAACCGCCGCGCGCTCGAGCTGCAGCGCAGGCTCGCCGCCGATTCCGGATCGGCGCGTGTCGAGGCGGCGCTGGCCGCCGCCTACCGCAAGCCGATCCGCATCGACTTCCGCGACGCACCGCTCAAGCAGATCTTCGACGTGATCTCGCGTTCCTCGGGCATGAACTTCCTGTTCGACCGCGACGTGAAGACCGACCAGCGCACCACCATCTTCCTGAAGAACAGCACGATCGACGCCACCGTGCGCTACGTGCTCGCCACCAACCAGCTCGCGCAGCAGGTGCTCGACGAGAACACCGTGCTGATCTATCCGAACACGGCCGCGAAGGTGAAGGACTACCAGGAGCTGGCGGTGCGCACGTTCTTCCTCTCGAACACCGAGGCGAAGACCATCGCCAACACGCTGAAGACGATCCTGAAGGTCCACGACGTGGTGGCCGACGAGAAGCTCAACATGGTGATCGTGCGCGACACGCCCGACGCGATCCGCATGGCCGAGCGGCTGGTCGCGCTGGAGGACGTGCCCGAGCCCGAGGTGATGCTCGAGGTGGAGGTGCTGGAAGTGCAGCGCAACCACGAGGTCAACCTCGGCGTGGCCTGGCCGAGTTCGGTCAACGTCACGCCGCTGCCGCTCGGCAGCGTGATCGCGCCCGTCACCGGGCAGTCCAGCGCCACCAGCGTGGCCGGCTCGCCGTACTACCCCTATGGCTATGGCGGCGTGGGCTCGTACGGCACCGGTTCGAGCGGCTCGACCCCGGCGCTGACCATGAACGACCTGCTGCACCAGACGATCCGCACCATCGGCCTGTCGTCGCTGCAGGCCACCGTCAACGCCAACGTGCAGGACTCCGACGTCAAGCTGCTGACCAATCCGCGGATCCGCGTGCGCAACCACGAGAAGGCCAAGATCCTGATCGGCGAGCGCGTGCCGAACTTCACCTCCACGGCCACTTCCACCGGCTTTCTCTCGCAGTCGGTCAACTACCTCGACATCGGCCTGACGCTGAACGTCGAGCCCACCGTCTACCTCGACGACACGGTCGGCATCAAGCTCGCGCTGGAAGTGAGCAGCCTCGGCAATTCGATCACCACCACCACCGGCACCGCCGCGTACCAGATCGGCACGCGCACGGCCAGCACCGTGCTGCAGCTGAAGAACGGCGAGACCGACGTGCTCGCGGGCCTGATCGACAACGAGGAACGCACCTCCGGCAACAAGCTGCCCGGCATCGGCCAGCTGCCGATTCTCGACCGGCTGTTCGGCGCCAACGACGACCAGGCCAAGAACACCGAGATCGTGCTCGCGATCACGCCGCATCTGGTGCGCAACCTGCGCCGGCCCGACGCCGATCTCGCCTACTTCACCTCGGGCACCGAGACCAACCTGCGCAGCATGATCCAGTCGAACGGGCTCGCGCAGCCGGCCGCGTCGAGCAGCACGCCGGCCGCGGCGAGCACCGGCGCCGGCGGCGGGACGGCCGGCGCTTATGGTGCGAACGGCGGCTACGGCGGATATGGCGCGGGCGCGGGCGGCGCCTACGGCGCGAGCGGCTCGTCGGGCGCCGGCGCCTACGGCAGCGCCAACGGCGGCAGCGGCCTCTACTACGGCGGCGACGGCGTCGCCGCGCCCGGCTCGGGCGCCGTGCTCGGCACCGCGCAGATGACGATCGACGGGCCGCCGCAGGTGAAGACCGGCGATTCGGTCACCGTCTCGCTGTCGATGTCGGCCGACCAGCCGGTGGCGAGCGCGTCGTCGATCGTCGGCTTCGACGCCACCAGGCTGCAGTTCGTCGGCGTGACCGAGGGCGATTTCCTGAAGCAGGGCGGCGCGCCCACCTCGTTCTCGAGCCGCGTGAGCCCGGGCCAGGTGCAGCTCGCCGACTCCGTGCAGGGCGGGATGGGCGGCGCCGCCACCGGCACCTACGCGGTGCTGAGCTTCAAGGCGCTGGCGCCGGCCTCGCAGACCTCGATCAAGATCACGCCGGGCTCGGTGGTGGGCCTTACGGGCGCGCCGATCACGTTCGCGCCGCCGTCCGCGTTCACGCTCGGCATCAATCCGACGCCATGA
- a CDS encoding type II secretion system protein has translation MRHVSPASRLPAAAPARRPAPGPARGAGAARGGRRAAAGFTLIELLVTLAILGVLASMTVPVAQVMRQREREQELREALHQIRGAIDAYKTASKDGRVPSDNGASGYPPTLNVLVDGVKDQNDPKGAKIYFLRRLPRDPMSNDPQLDAADTWGKRAYASEPEDPQEGDDVYDVYSTSKAVGLNGIPYRNW, from the coding sequence ATGAGGCACGTTTCGCCCGCTTCACGCCTGCCCGCCGCCGCGCCGGCGCGGCGGCCCGCGCCGGGTCCGGCGCGCGGGGCCGGCGCGGCGCGCGGCGGCCGGCGCGCGGCGGCCGGCTTCACGCTGATCGAGCTGCTCGTCACGCTCGCGATCCTCGGCGTGCTGGCCAGCATGACGGTGCCGGTCGCGCAGGTGATGCGCCAGCGCGAGCGCGAGCAGGAACTGCGCGAGGCGCTGCACCAGATCCGCGGCGCGATCGACGCCTACAAGACGGCCTCGAAGGACGGACGCGTGCCGTCCGACAACGGTGCGTCCGGCTACCCACCGACGCTGAACGTGCTGGTGGACGGCGTGAAGGACCAGAACGATCCGAAGGGCGCGAAGATCTACTTTCTGCGCCGCCTGCCGCGCGACCCGATGAGCAACGATCCGCAGCTCGACGCCGCCGACACCTGGGGCAAGCGTGCCTACGCGAGCGAGCCCGAGGATCCGCAGGAAGGCGACGACGTCTACGACGTCTACTCGACCTCGAAGGCCGTCGGCCTGAACGGCATTCCCTACCGGAACTGGTGA
- a CDS encoding type II secretion system protein — translation MPTKAAAAVGPVGAAGPAPRRPPRRGHGPGARHGQRGLAYLALLIGIAIIGVVAAGTIQLGALYQRRMAERALLDIGDEFQRALLSYTDNTPVGQPTQPRSLEELVRDPRYPNPVRHLRRIRADPLTGKADWVLVRSPNGQTIVGIHSASHERPIQLRQFPEQFRGFEDKHSYTQWVFVARPPQQGLGARAPGGVPVPGVAPGTPLPVSGDDDGAAPGTGGMADAGFPASGGFGSDDGFGGGFGGGFSTRGGFGSGGGFSNGGSSAGGGLSNGGGFSSGGGFSTNGGFGSGGGGSNGGYPNGGFSGGSGFSSGGFSGGGGFSSGSGAGN, via the coding sequence GTGCCGACCAAGGCAGCGGCGGCGGTGGGGCCGGTAGGGGCGGCGGGACCGGCGCCGCGCCGCCCGCCGCGCCGCGGGCACGGGCCGGGCGCGCGGCACGGCCAGCGCGGGCTCGCCTATCTGGCGCTGCTGATCGGCATCGCGATCATCGGCGTGGTGGCGGCCGGCACGATCCAGCTTGGCGCGCTCTACCAGCGGCGCATGGCCGAGCGGGCGCTGCTCGATATCGGCGACGAGTTCCAGCGCGCGCTGCTCAGCTACACCGACAACACGCCGGTCGGCCAGCCCACCCAGCCGCGCTCGCTCGAGGAACTGGTGCGCGATCCGCGCTATCCAAACCCGGTGCGCCACCTGCGCCGCATCCGTGCCGATCCGCTGACGGGCAAGGCCGACTGGGTGCTGGTGCGCTCGCCGAACGGGCAGACCATCGTCGGCATCCACAGCGCGTCGCACGAGCGTCCGATCCAGCTGCGGCAGTTCCCCGAGCAGTTTCGCGGCTTCGAGGACAAGCACAGCTACACGCAATGGGTGTTCGTCGCGCGGCCCCCGCAACAGGGGCTCGGCGCGCGCGCGCCGGGCGGCGTGCCGGTGCCGGGCGTGGCGCCGGGCACGCCGCTGCCGGTGAGCGGGGACGACGACGGCGCCGCGCCGGGGACGGGCGGCATGGCCGATGCCGGCTTCCCGGCGAGCGGCGGATTCGGTTCGGACGATGGCTTCGGCGGCGGGTTCGGCGGCGGCTTCTCGACCCGTGGCGGGTTCGGCTCCGGAGGCGGGTTCTCGAACGGCGGGAGCAGTGCGGGCGGCGGATTGTCGAACGGCGGCGGGTTCTCGTCGGGGGGCGGGTTCTCGACCAACGGCGGCTTCGGCTCGGGAGGCGGCGGCTCGAACGGCGGTTACCCGAATGGCGGCTTTTCGGGCGGCAGTGGATTCTCCAGCGGCGGATTCTCGGGTGGCGGCGGGTTCTCGTCGGGGAGCGGCGCCGGCAACTGA
- a CDS encoding type II toxin-antitoxin system RelE/ParE family toxin: protein MQIGWPPGMPLVRETAANLYDRGIALPGRIARVPSTIVDEQVVLLHGVDKKSRATPRIDLDTAKARTRQVARGEGIETAGLNAMNAAPRQKSTERVTHGEPPHRR, encoded by the coding sequence GTGCAGATCGGCTGGCCGCCCGGCATGCCGCTCGTTCGCGAGACGGCGGCCAACCTGTACGACAGGGGGATCGCGCTGCCCGGTCGAATCGCGCGCGTGCCGTCGACGATCGTGGACGAGCAGGTGGTGCTGCTGCACGGCGTCGACAAGAAGTCGCGCGCCACGCCGCGAATCGATCTGGACACCGCGAAGGCGCGCACGCGGCAGGTGGCGAGGGGCGAGGGCATCGAAACGGCCGGCCTGAACGCGATGAACGCGGCCCCACGCCAAAAAAGCACGGAACGAGTGACCCATGGCGAGCCGCCACATCGGCGGTGA
- a CDS encoding AraC family transcriptional regulator — protein sequence MHAPCSAPLLDHLLATLDLGVVNFSICDIRRGWGVRFEPCRVASLHYCLSGGGALALGDGTRVPLAPHCFVLLPAGAVYRIDTPEHTAARSVERSRVGSALARETAPVVSVGDGAEGVVTACGELDLGPGAAADPFGPLARPLVVRFDAASGLRDQFVLLLAESARPGPGSRVLVEALLKQCLVMALRRHIDAAADPSTPAHAVEAAGGAVLPWAGGLADPRLAAALTAIFERPAQALTVERLAALASMSRSAFAARFAEAFGQPPMAMLKTVRLRRAAELLATTTLPVAAVAKAVGMASRSNFSVGFQALYGADPSTFRRRSRPTYRRERGPDE from the coding sequence ATGCACGCCCCCTGCTCCGCCCCCCTGCTCGATCATCTGCTCGCCACGCTCGATCTCGGCGTGGTCAATTTTTCGATCTGCGACATCCGCCGCGGCTGGGGCGTGCGCTTCGAGCCCTGCCGCGTGGCGAGCCTGCACTACTGCCTGTCGGGCGGCGGCGCGCTGGCGCTCGGCGATGGCACGCGCGTGCCGCTCGCGCCCCACTGCTTCGTGCTGCTGCCGGCCGGCGCGGTCTACCGGATCGATACGCCGGAGCACACGGCCGCGCGCAGCGTCGAGCGCTCGCGCGTGGGCTCCGCGCTCGCGCGCGAAACCGCGCCCGTGGTCAGCGTGGGCGACGGCGCCGAGGGCGTGGTCACCGCCTGCGGCGAACTCGATCTCGGCCCCGGCGCCGCGGCCGATCCGTTCGGGCCGCTCGCGCGTCCGCTCGTCGTGCGCTTCGACGCGGCCTCGGGCCTGCGCGACCAGTTCGTGCTGCTGCTGGCCGAATCGGCGCGGCCCGGTCCCGGCTCGCGCGTGCTGGTCGAGGCGCTGCTCAAGCAATGTCTGGTGATGGCGCTGCGCCGTCACATCGACGCCGCCGCCGATCCGTCCACCCCGGCCCACGCCGTCGAGGCCGCCGGCGGCGCCGTGCTGCCCTGGGCCGGCGGCCTCGCCGACCCGCGCCTGGCCGCCGCGCTTACGGCGATCTTCGAGCGCCCCGCGCAGGCGCTCACCGTCGAACGGCTCGCGGCGCTCGCCTCGATGAGCCGCTCGGCGTTCGCCGCGCGCTTCGCCGAGGCGTTCGGCCAGCCGCCGATGGCGATGCTCAAGACGGTGCGCCTGCGCCGCGCGGCCGAGCTGCTCGCCACCACCACGCTGCCGGTGGCCGCGGTGGCGAAGGCGGTCGGCATGGCGAGCCGCAGCAATTTCTCGGTGGGGTTCCAGGCCCTGTACGGCGCCGATCCGAGCACGTTCCGCCGCCGCTCGCGCCCGACCTACCGCCGCGAACGCGGCCCGGACGAATAA
- a CDS encoding methyl-accepting chemotaxis protein gives MKIRIRSVRGKLIVSFGMMLVAMVALAVIAILQVQNIRERLDDIIDLNGVKERYAVNFRGSVHDRSIALRDVTLVAPDELPAVIQQIRKLQNDYDESAKPFETIFLPSDNITPEEKSIYQGIQAAQARAMPLIDQVIDLQTHNQPDEARKVLLESARPALVAWLAAVNTMIDYEDSLNATEGMEARDTSRAFKILMAALTAGACLLSLAIAWLVTRNISSTLGADPREMIGFAEAIRAGNLSVRSPAHSSDDTSVMAAVTKMRDSLAEIVERVREAADGVVQASREIAHGTNDLSARTSKQAVALEQATNALGEFDTSVSENASNAGHADELANKASSTASNGGDAVGRVVETMRGIDASSHRIGEIISVIDAIAFQTNILALNAAVEAAKAGGHGRGFAVVAGEVRILAQKSAAAAKEIKSLVQESNARVSDGGRLVSVAGSTIEDVIQSSRNVTSIMSEINDACKVQTRRIGEVRTMIEQLEDSTQQNAALVEQSSTATEMLVSQAERLLETVSVFRTTVESTLEAMPA, from the coding sequence ATGAAAATTCGAATCAGAAGTGTGCGGGGCAAGCTGATCGTCAGCTTCGGCATGATGCTGGTCGCCATGGTGGCGCTAGCCGTGATCGCGATCCTGCAGGTGCAGAACATCCGCGAACGGCTCGACGACATCATCGACCTGAACGGCGTGAAGGAGCGCTACGCCGTGAACTTCCGCGGCAGCGTCCACGACCGCTCGATCGCGCTGCGCGACGTCACGCTGGTCGCCCCCGACGAGCTGCCGGCCGTGATCCAGCAGATCCGCAAGCTGCAGAACGACTATGACGAATCGGCCAAGCCGTTCGAGACCATCTTCCTGCCGAGCGACAACATCACGCCCGAGGAAAAATCGATCTACCAGGGCATCCAGGCCGCGCAGGCGCGCGCGATGCCGCTGATCGACCAGGTGATCGACCTGCAGACCCACAACCAGCCCGACGAGGCGCGCAAGGTGCTGCTCGAGAGCGCGCGGCCCGCGCTGGTCGCCTGGCTCGCGGCGGTCAACACCATGATCGACTACGAGGATTCACTGAACGCGACCGAGGGGATGGAGGCGCGCGACACCAGCCGCGCCTTCAAGATCCTGATGGCCGCGCTGACCGCCGGCGCCTGCCTGCTGAGCCTCGCGATCGCCTGGCTCGTCACGCGCAACATTTCATCGACGCTCGGCGCCGATCCGCGCGAGATGATCGGTTTCGCCGAGGCGATCCGCGCCGGCAACCTGTCGGTGCGCTCGCCCGCGCATTCCTCGGACGACACCAGCGTGATGGCCGCCGTCACCAAGATGCGCGACAGCCTCGCCGAGATCGTCGAGCGCGTGCGCGAGGCCGCCGACGGCGTGGTGCAGGCGAGCCGCGAGATCGCGCACGGCACCAACGACCTGAGCGCGCGCACCAGCAAGCAGGCCGTCGCGCTCGAACAGGCCACCAACGCGCTCGGCGAGTTCGACACCAGCGTCTCCGAGAACGCCTCGAACGCCGGCCACGCCGACGAACTCGCCAACAAGGCCTCGTCCACCGCCAGCAACGGCGGCGACGCGGTCGGCCGGGTGGTGGAGACGATGCGCGGCATCGACGCGTCCTCGCACCGGATCGGCGAGATCATCTCGGTGATCGACGCGATCGCGTTCCAGACCAACATCCTCGCGCTCAACGCGGCCGTGGAGGCCGCCAAGGCCGGCGGCCACGGACGCGGCTTCGCGGTGGTGGCGGGCGAGGTGCGGATCCTCGCGCAGAAGAGCGCGGCGGCCGCCAAGGAGATCAAGTCGCTGGTGCAGGAGAGCAACGCGCGCGTGAGCGACGGCGGGCGGCTCGTGTCGGTGGCCGGCTCGACCATCGAGGACGTGATCCAGTCGTCGCGCAACGTCACGTCGATCATGAGCGAGATCAACGACGCGTGTAAGGTGCAGACGCGCCGCATCGGCGAGGTCCGCACCATGATCGAGCAGCTCGAGGACAGCACGCAGCAGAACGCGGCGCTGGTCGAGCAGTCGAGCACGGCCACCGAGATGCTGGTGTCGCAGGCCGAACGGCTGCTGGAGACGGTCAGCGTATTCCGCACCACGGTGGAATCGACGCTGGAGGCGATGCCGGCCTGA
- a CDS encoding carboxymuconolactone decarboxylase family protein codes for MFDPKNLTLLKKLDENAPDAMKSFWAFDHAVFEDGALSAQTKQLIAVAVALTTQCPYCIDLHGKAARQAGASEAQLTEAALVAAAIRAGGAITHATHLLRG; via the coding sequence ATGTTCGACCCGAAGAATCTTACCCTGTTGAAGAAGCTGGACGAAAACGCACCGGACGCGATGAAGTCGTTCTGGGCATTCGATCATGCCGTGTTCGAGGACGGCGCGCTGAGCGCGCAGACCAAGCAACTGATCGCGGTGGCCGTCGCGCTGACGACGCAGTGCCCGTACTGCATCGACCTTCACGGCAAGGCGGCGCGCCAGGCCGGCGCGAGCGAGGCGCAACTGACCGAGGCCGCGCTCGTCGCGGCCGCGATCCGCGCCGGCGGGGCGATCACGCACGCCACGCATCTGTTGCGCGGCTGA
- a CDS encoding type II secretion system protein has protein sequence MRPTNRRARREPRERRGWRGFTLIELLMVLAIVALMLTLALPQYFHSIDASKEKILAENLHATRDAIDKFYGDLGRYPESLDELVDKHYLRTLPFDPVTDSATTWHLIAPEEQFPGKVYDLKSGAEGTTLDGRPFDAL, from the coding sequence ATGCGACCGACCAATCGACGCGCGCGGCGCGAACCACGCGAGCGGCGTGGCTGGCGCGGCTTCACGCTGATCGAGCTGCTGATGGTGCTGGCGATCGTCGCGCTGATGCTCACGCTCGCGCTGCCGCAGTATTTCCATTCGATCGACGCGTCGAAGGAGAAGATCCTCGCCGAGAACCTGCATGCCACGCGCGACGCGATCGACAAGTTCTACGGCGACCTCGGCCGCTACCCCGAATCCCTCGACGAACTCGTCGACAAGCATTACCTGCGCACGCTGCCGTTCGATCCCGTCACCGACAGCGCCACCACCTGGCACCTGATCGCGCCCGAGGAACAGTTTCCCGGCAAGGTCTACGACCTCAAGAGCGGTGCCGAGGGCACCACGCTCGACGGCCGGCCGTTCGACGCGTTATGA
- a CDS encoding LysR family transcriptional regulator: MNAMNIADVDLNLMKVFEALFDEGGASRAAIRLDLTQSAVSAALRRLRVLYGDPLFVRTGRGLAPTARARELKPLIGEALDRCRQSLAFGAPAPASFEGRAVSVAMSDDFEIAFGRRLIERAAQLAPGLRVIFRQTHSQIVGDALANREADLAIAAGGFATRGLGHMALGDGRYACLLDPAGAPGPGRYTLTLDDFLAREHVLVSSGGVVGIVDEALAEIGRRRTVRASTTHFAALPFLLRGTSAVATIPHHAADAIARMTGLALMACPLAMPAYPVALGWRVSTLRDAAVAKLRQAIVDCFAGFAAAGDPAAGGYGDRA; encoded by the coding sequence ATGAATGCCATGAATATCGCCGATGTCGATCTGAACCTGATGAAGGTGTTCGAAGCGCTGTTCGACGAGGGCGGCGCGAGCCGCGCGGCGATCCGGCTCGACCTCACGCAGTCGGCCGTCAGCGCCGCGCTGCGGCGCCTGCGCGTGCTCTACGGCGATCCGCTGTTCGTGCGCACCGGTCGCGGCCTCGCGCCCACCGCGCGTGCGCGCGAGCTGAAGCCGCTGATCGGCGAGGCGCTCGACCGCTGCCGGCAGAGCCTCGCGTTCGGCGCGCCGGCGCCGGCCTCGTTCGAGGGGCGCGCCGTGTCGGTCGCGATGTCGGACGATTTCGAGATCGCGTTCGGCCGTCGCCTCATCGAGCGCGCCGCGCAGCTCGCGCCGGGCCTGCGCGTGATCTTCCGGCAGACCCACAGCCAGATCGTCGGCGACGCGCTCGCGAACCGCGAGGCCGATCTGGCGATCGCGGCGGGCGGCTTCGCCACGCGCGGGCTCGGCCACATGGCGCTCGGCGACGGGCGCTACGCCTGCCTGCTCGATCCGGCCGGCGCGCCCGGACCCGGGCGGTATACGCTGACGCTCGACGATTTCCTCGCGCGCGAGCACGTGCTGGTGTCGTCGGGCGGGGTGGTCGGGATCGTCGACGAGGCGCTCGCCGAGATCGGGCGCCGCCGCACGGTGCGCGCGTCCACCACGCATTTCGCCGCGCTGCCGTTCCTGCTGCGCGGCACGTCGGCCGTGGCGACGATTCCGCATCACGCGGCCGACGCGATCGCGCGCATGACGGGGCTCGCGCTCATGGCGTGCCCGCTCGCGATGCCGGCCTACCCGGTCGCGCTCGGCTGGCGCGTCAGTACGTTGCGGGACGCGGCCGTCGCGAAGCTGCGGCAGGCGATCGTGGACTGCTTCGCGGGGTTTGCGGCGGCAGGCGATCCGGCGGCCGGTGGTTACGGCGACCGGGCGTAG